From the genome of Populus trichocarpa isolate Nisqually-1 chromosome 15, P.trichocarpa_v4.1, whole genome shotgun sequence, one region includes:
- the LOC18105817 gene encoding uncharacterized protein LOC18105817 — protein MGENEGAEKKEKHEKGDDEKEEKGEEKTKDRKKKDKESKDKKDKEDGEKGKKNKNPEDKKDPAKLRAKLQKLDAKMEALSKKREDILKLLQEVEINVTEASGEAV, from the coding sequence ATGGGAGAGAATGAGGGAgctgagaaaaaagagaagcatGAAAAGGGTGACGacgagaaagaagagaagggaGAGGAGAAAACCAAAGACAGGAAGAAGAAAGACAAGGAAAGTAAAgataaaaaggataaagaagatggtgagaaggggaagaagaacaagaacccTGAAGATAAGAAGGACCCTGCGAAGCTAAGGGCCAAGCTACAGAAGCTCGACGCCAAGATGGAGGCACTGTCCAAGAAAAGGGAGGATATTCTTAAACTTCTTCAAGAAGTTGAAATCAATGTCACAGAAGCAAGTGGAGAGGCCGTCTAG
- the LOC7476713 gene encoding LOW QUALITY PROTEIN: hypersensitive-induced response protein 1 (The sequence of the model RefSeq protein was modified relative to this genomic sequence to represent the inferred CDS: deleted 1 base in 1 codon; substituted 1 base at 1 genomic stop codon) produces QAFTNSGTFLQWSNLIVSXFLAGYVCYGYVIVQTLIVDIEPDEHVKRAMNEINAAARPRVEANEKAEAEKILQIKRAGAGGEAEAKYLSGLGIARQRQAIVDGLRESVLGFSENMPGTTAKDVMDMVLVTQYFDTMKKIGAASKSSAIFFPHGPGDIRDVATQIQDGLLQASSHQ; encoded by the exons CAAGCTTTCACAAATTCTGGCACTTTTCTACAATGGTCTAATCTCATCGTCTCGTAATTTCTTGCAGGCTATGTCTGCTATGGATACGTGATTGTGCAAACGCTCATTGTTGATATAGAACCAGATGAGCATGTGAAGAGGGCAATGAATGAGATCAATGCAG CTGCAAGACCGAGGGTGGAGGCTAATGAGAAGGCAGAGGCTGAGAAGATTCTACAAATAAAGAGAGCTGGGGCC GGGGGTGAGGCAGAAGCAAAGTATCTCTCTGGACTGGGTATTGCTCGCCAGCGACAAGCTATTGTGGATGGCTTGAGAGAGAGTGTGTTGGGCTTCTCTGAGAATATGCCAGGGACCACTGCAAAGGATGTCATGGACATGGTCCTGGTCACCCAGTACTTCGACACAATGAAGAAAATTGGTGCTGCCTCTAAATcctctgctattttttttcctcatggACCTGGTGATATCCGTGATGTTGCTACCCAGATTCAAGATGGTCTTCTTCAGGCTTCATCCCACCAGTAA